The genomic stretch TACTGTAAATGACGAGCAGGCAAAAGCAACGGTAAAAGGTTTAATAGATTTTAGCACCTCAAGAATTTCTGCAAACGTAGATGCTGATGTTGCCTATTTAAATATGAATTATTTTACCGACAAGGCTGGAAGCCAGGTTGTAAGTGGTAGAGTAAATGGTAAAATGGCAATGTCTACGCTGAATGATCTGAATTTGGATGTAGAAGCTTTTGATGTAAATTTTGCAACAGCGGATCAAAAATATCATATTCCGAATGCTAAGCTGAAAACTTTTGTGGAAGGTGGAAATCGTTCAATTTTAGTGGACGCACCAGGCGCAGTAAACGGGAAAATTTCAGGGAAATATAATCTTGCCGATTTAGCAGGAATGGTTGAAAATGGTTTAGGGAAAATTTTGGTTGGTCCTGAGCCTAGAAAATTATATCGTGGACAAACTTTCGCCATGAATTTTGATGTTGAACAGGGTTTGGTTGCTTATTTTCTACCTGATCTGAAACTTCCTCAAGGTGCAAAGGTGGAAGGAGAATATGATGGTAATTCAAATAATCTGATCTTAAATCTGGATGCAGCTTCTCTGAAATATATCATGACAAAAAAGGAGGAGATCACCGAAGCAGACCGTGCTTTGGCAGAAGCGAACCCTGATTATAAAATTGATGACAGAGTAGCGGTTACACGAGACAGTGCAATGGTCGACAGTGTAATGGTAAGAATTAATACTGCCAATACAGAACAGCAACTTTACGCAAAAATAAGCAGACTAGAATACAATAAAAATATTCTTAAAGACGTCATACTTACGGGCAAAAATGAGAATAATTCAGTTTTAAGGATTGCTACCAATTTCAAACATGGAAATCCGGATGATGAATTGAATAATACTCTGAAAGATTATGCAGTTAATTTTAATCAGTCTACCAATCCCGAGGGAGATTATGTTTTCAGGTTTGAACCTACTGAAATTAATTTAAATAATGTGAAATGGTCGATAGACACCAGTCCGGAGCTTGATCATTATATAAGTTACCGCAGAAAAACATCTGATTTTGAAATTCATAATTTAAAAATTTACTCAGATGATAGTTCATTACTCATCAACGAATCTATATTTAAATCTGCAAAAGATTTTTATGTGGATGCTGAAGTTCAGAATTTTGCTGTTGAAAAACTTTTAGAAATGCAATCGGGTGGAAATCCGATGGATATTAAAGGTTTAGCCAATGGTAATGTGAAAATCAAGATGGATAAAAGCACGTTGCAGCCATTGGTAGATCTTACTGTTGATAACATCATGATGAATGGTAATGATATGGGCGATCTTACGATTTCTGCAGTCAACGGATTTTCTCTCAATGTATATGATGTTGACGTAAAAGTGACTTCGGCAGGAGTAATTGGCAATAATAATCTACATCTTACAGGAACTGTAAATAACAATACACCGTCGCCAACAATTGATTTGGTCACTGAGCTCAGAGATTTTGATCTCGCATTTACACAGCAGTTTGTGCAAACAATTTTTGGTAATTTGAGAGGGAAAGCGACCGGAGATCTGAAGATCAATGGAACACTGAAAAATCTTGATTACAGCGGTGATATTGCCTTAAAGGAATTCGGCTTAAAATTATTATTTACAGGTGTAGATTATTCTTTTGACGATACCGTGATTCCGCTTTCTAAAGGTTTGGCAATTTTAAACAATATTGGTGTTCATGATGGAAGATCAAACTCTCAGGGAACTATTTCCGGAGCTATACAGTTTGAAACTTTATCTTCAATGGGGGTCAACCTCGTAATGAGAGCAGACAATCTATTGATGCTGAATACCACTCAGAAAGAGTATGATCTGTTTTGGGGAAGAGTTTACGGACAAGGTGATCTGTATGTTGACGGACCTGTTTCTGCTTTAAATCTTTCCACTCCCAATATGAAAGCATTGAATGGAAGTACATTTACTTTCAATTCGAGTTCAACTTCCAATGTTGAAGAATTTAAAATGCTGAGGTTCTTGAAAGAAGGAAAAGATGGCTTGGTTACGTTAGAAGAAAAGAAGAGAACGGGAGCCAATATGAATATCGATTTTAGTTTGGATGTTGATAAAGGTACAACGGTAAATGTTTTGGTAGGTGATGACGTGGGAAATATTACGGTGAAAGGAGTTGCTGATGATTTGAGATTCCAAATGAACAGAAAAGGAAGTATTGCCATGAACGGATCTTATATGGTTGACAGCGGAACTTTTGTATCTAAAGCAATCCTTAACAGAACTTTCCAGATCCAAAAAAACAGCAGCATCAGATGGGATGGCGATGCGATGAAACCTGCTTTGGATATCTCTGCCAACTATGTAAGGATGGTTTCCAATGCCGGGCAATACCTAAATATGGGGCAATTACAGCCGATAAGTGTTTTGCTGCAAGCCAATATTACCAATACTTTAAATGACCCGAAAATTGCATTGAATGTGACAGCTTTGGATGTTTCCAGCCAGGTGAAAGAAACTTTGGCCGCAAAAATTAATCAGACGGAAGGTGAAAATGTTTTACAGTTTGGTTCTATTTTGCTGCTTAATATGTTTAATGTTTCCAATTCCGGAGGAGGGTTTGATATCGATGCGGTAGGTGTTGCAGAATCTTCAGGTTACAATATGCTTTTGAAACAACTTGGTTCTGTTTTGAATACGGTAAGTAATGAATTTCAAATAGATTTGAATTATGTAAAAGGAAACGACCAGTTTTCAAACAGTGGAGACCGTGCTAATGCGGGTGTTAGTTTTGATCTTTCACCCCGAGTTACGGTAAAAACAGGTTTGGGAATTCCACTTTCAAGAACTGAAAACACAAGTAACAATTATCTGTCTGGTGAAGGATCGGTAGAATATGATATTTCTAAGAAAAACGACGGTACATTGGTCTTGAGAGGTTATTCTAAGCCAACCAACATCGGAATGGGCGTAGGAACTGTAGGTACTAATGGTTCTGCAAATCAGGCGTATGGTGGTGGTATCGTATGGAGTAAAAGCTTCAATTCTTTCTTTAAAAAGAAGAAAAAAGACAAAAAGTCAGTCACTGTCAAAACTGAAATAAAAACAGATTCTGTAAAATCAGACGGCAAAAAGCCTTAAATTTTTAATGATTTTTATCATACATGTTAATTATTGTTAATGTTTGATAATATTTTTTTAGTTTAATTATTTTTTTTAATTTTGTAAAAAAATTTATCGATTTTTTAGGAAAAATATAATTTCACTAATATGAACTATCAACTGGACGAAATAGACAAGAAAATTCTTGACTTCTTAGTAGAAAACACAAGAATGCCTTTTACAGAAATTGCTAAGCAGATGGATGTTTCTGCGGGTACAATTCACGTAAGAGTGAAGAAAATGGAAGATGCAGGTATTATTTTAGGATCATCTCTTAATCTTGATTATGGTAAACTAGATTACCATTTTACAGCTTTTATCGGAATTCTTTTAACAAAATCAAACCGTACGCAAGAGGTTTTGAAAGAGTTGGGAACAATTCCAAACGTTATAGAAGCGAGTGTTATCTCAGGAAAATACAACATTTTCTGCAAGGTAAGAGCTAAAAATACAAACGACGCAAAAAGAATCATCTATCAGATTGACGACATTCAGGACGTAATGAGAACTGAATCTATGATCTCTATGGAAGAATTCTTAAGCGATAAAAACAGATTGATCAACGCAATCTCAATTTAATCGAATTTTAGACGATATAAATACCAAAGAACTTATGAAATCATTCATAAGTTCTTTATTTTTGCAGTATGGAAAAGGAATATAAAGAATACAGCTATTTTGATGTAGATCCGAAGAAAGGGTGGGGTTTTATTTTGGCTCTGGCTTCTCTGCTTTTGTTTACGATCATGGGCTTGGGAATAGATGTTGATGAGTTTCTTCAGCACGAATTCCTCAATATACCGAGATGGTATTTCTATGTGATTTTCACAATTGATGCTTTAATGGTGCTAAGTTTGGTTCTGATGTTTTTTTACAGAAAAATTGGAATGTTCGCTTTTCCTGTATTATTGGTTTTTCATTTTCTGATGCATAATTATTATCTGTCTACTTTCTTATACACAGACGTTACCAATCTTTTTCTTTTTACAGGTTTTGGAATGTTGGCAATTATCCCAAAGTGGAAATTTTTCAGATAACTGAATTTAAAATATAGTTTATTTAACCATTAAGAATTAATTCAAGGAGCTTAGAATATTAAGATCGCTTGGGATTTAGAGTTCATGTGAACTTAAAAATCAGAATGATTAAATTTAACTAACCTTAAATCTTAATTTACCTTAATGGTTCAAACTTTCTACAAAAAAAGCATCCAAAATTTGGATGCTTTTCTTTATTTCAAATGAAATATTATTATGCTAAAATTCTTTTCACCGCTTCTTTTACAGCGGCAGCGTCAATTTTATATTTTTTCATTAATTCAGCTGGTGTAGCAGATTCTCCGAAAGTATCATTAACCGCAACGAATTCCTGTCTTGTAGGTCTTCTTCTTGCTAGCATTCCCGCAATTGATTCACCCAAGCCACCTAAGTAGTTGTGCTCTTCAGCAGTTACAATTTTACCTGTTTTTTCAACCGATTTTAAGATAATTTCTTCGTCTAAAGGTTTAATTGTGTGAATGTTGATTACCTCACAAGAAATACCTTCTTTTTCAAGCTCGTCAGCAGCAACCAAAGACTCCCAAACCAAGTGACCTGTTGCAACAATCGTTACGTCAGTTCCTTCTTGCAAAAGAATACCTTTTCCGATTTCGAAAGGCATATCTTCCGGAATGAAAACAGGAACGGTTGGTCTACCGAATCTCAAATATACCGGACCTTGATGATCAGCAATTGCCAATGTTGCAGCTTTCGTCTGGTTATAATCACAAGGATTAATTACCGTCATGCCTGGAAGCATTTTCATCATACCGATGTCTTCCAAAACCTGATGCGTTGCTCCGTCTTCTCCTAAAGTAAGACCTGCGTGAGAAGCACAAATTTTTACATTTTTATCAGAATACGCAATAGACTGACGAATCTGGTCATACACTCTTGACGTAGAGAAGTTGGCAAAAGTTCCGGTAAAAGGAATTTTCCCTGTGATGCTTAAACCTGCGGCAAGACCCATCATATTTGCTTCTGCAATACCAACTTGGTAAAATCTTTCAGGAGCTTTTTCGATGAATTTTTCCATTTTCAAAGAACCGATAAGGTCTGCGCATAATGCAACAACATTTGGGTTTTTATCAGCCAATTCAGCTAAACCAGCCCCAAAACCTGAACGTGTATCTTTTTTTTCTGTATATGTATATTTCATGAGAATTTTAAATTTTGATAATTGATAAATGATGTGTGATCAACGATATTGAATCGTATCATTTATCAATGATAATTTATCATTGATAATTAATAGTCAGCTGGAGCTTCCAGGTACAATTGTTTGAATGCAGTATCCAATTGATCATCATTAGGAGCTTTACCATGCCAAGCGTGAGTTCCCATCATGAAATCAACCCCATTACCCATTTCTGTATGAAGAATAATTACCACTGGTTTTCCTTTTCCGGTTTCCGTTTTTGCTCTTTCAAGAATTCCGATTACCGCTTCAAGGTCGTTACCTTTTTTCTCTTCCAAAACTGTCCATCCGAAAGATTCTAGTTTTGCATGAAGATTTCCTAATGAAAGTACATTTTCTGTGCTTCCGTCAATTTGCTGTCCGTTGTAATCAATTGTAGAAATGATGTTGTCTACTTTGTTTGCTGCAGCATACATCAATGCTTCCCAGATTTGCCCTTCCTGCAATTCTCCGTCTCCGTGAAGTGAGTAAACTAAAGAGTTATCACCGTCTAATTTTTTCCCCTGTGCAACACCTAAAGCTACAGAAAGCCCTTGTCCCAAAGATCCTGAAGCAATTCTTACCCCTTCCAAACCTTCGTGAGTGGTTGGGTGACCCTGCAATCTTGAGTCTAATTTTCTGAAAGTTCTCAATTCGTCAATCGGGAAGAAGCCAAATCTAGCCAAAGTAGAATAGAAAACCGGCGAAATATGTCCGTTTGAAAGATAGAAGTGATCTTCATTTTTACCTTCCATTGTGAAAGGAAGATTATAGTTCATTACTTTACCATACAATGCTGTGAAGTACTCAGTACAGCCCAAACTTCCACCCGGGTGCCCTGAATTTACAGCGTGAACCATTCTTAAAATGTCTCTTCTGATTTGTGTTGTAAGAGATTTCAGCTCTTCAATACTTTTACTCATATATTAGGATTTATTTGCATGCAAATTTACAATTTTTTGTCGGCTTACGGAAATGCAAAATCTGAGACTTTTTACGCAGATTTAGTTTTATTTACTTTGCCAAAGTTGAACATCTTTGACAAAGCTTAAAGAGATTTTAATTAGTCTTTAGCCGAACTTAAAATTAAACAATGGAAGAAATTTGACATTCTGACATGATTTTCTTCTATACAGTTTCTGTATCATCGCTATATCATCTCTCCGTCCGGATTTTATTTTGAATTTGATGAGAAATATTTAAACAGACACTTTGGCAGTAATTTATAAATTGATGGTTGTGTGCTCAACCTTGTCAAGGTTAGATAATTTTTTGCCGGCTTACGGAAATTTAAAAATCCAGAGTTTGAATTGTAGATTTTCTTATTGAAAGACTGAACCTTGTCAAGGTCACAGAAGAGCATTTTCGTAAAACTTAAAATTGGTAATCTATTTGTATTTTATGACACATGATAAAATTTTCTTTATCCTCAAACATTTCAAGTACTTCATTTCTTTTTAATAAAGTTTTAAAATTGCTGAGAATAGTTTTGTAAGAAGAATGTTTATAATTTTTAAAGTCTTCTGAACCAGGATTTTGATGAATGTAGATTACACATTTTCTAAGATACTCTTCAGAAGTAATTAACTTCCTTTTGAATGGTGACTCTATTAATGCACCGTGTCGATTATTTTCTTTATTGAATGCTTGCGAATAAGAATTAAAAACTTTTGAAAATTGCTTAGAAAATATATTTTGAGAAGCATGTAAACCTTTTTCTATATTTTTATCTAAATGGGAAGTAATTTCATTTAAATATTTATCACTCTTAATTTTGACTAAGAGATGAAAATGATTTGGCATTAAGCAATATGCATAAACATCACAAACACTCAAGAGATTATTTTTAATTTTATTTATGAAAAAATGATAATTTCTCGCTGTTTTGAATATTGCTTCACCATTAATTCCGCGATTATAAATGTGATAAAAGCAATCTGCTTCTATGGGGGTAATTCTTATATCCATTGTGTTTTTTTAAGTACTGTTTCTTTGAGCTGTTTTATTAACCTTGTCAAGGTTCGAAACCTTGACAAGGTTAATAATAAAATTAAACCACTTTCAGATAATTCTTATTTTTCACCAGCCACAAACCAATGAAAGTTAGTAATCCGTTCAGAATAATCAGCTCTACACCAATTCTGTAATCGGTATAAATGGTTACCAACATATTGATCAGATAAGTTAAAACCGGTGCTAAAAGTGTTACCGCAAGAATTGAATATTTTTGTGAAATTTTAAATTTGGTAAAAATTCCGAAGGCAAAAAGTCCTAAAAGTGGACCATAAGTATAGCCGGCGATTTCCATAATCAAATAAACAATCGACTTGTCATTCATTGCTTTGAAAACCATAATTAGGATAAAGAAAACAACCGTAAACGTTAAATGGATCTTCATACGAAGATGTTTTTTCTGTTTTTCTGTTCTTGTTTTATCTTCATTTAAATTGAGTAAATCTACACAATACGAACTTGTAACAGCCGTCAATGCGCCATCTGCAGAAGGGAATAAGGCAGAGATTAATCCGATGATGAAAATCACAGCGATTGGCATCGGGAAATATCCGTTAAGTGACAAAGCCGGGAATAAATCGTCGCCCATAATATTTTTCACATTTCCTGCAGCGTCTTTAAATCCGAAAATATTAGATACGACTTCTTTCCCTTCTATTATATTTGTAATTTGAGAATATCCTGCGCCATTTTGTAACGCAAAAAGATAAAGTAATCCACCTAAAAATAAGAATGCAAGATTTACAAAAAGCAATGTTCCTGCAAAAGTCAGCATGTTTTTCTTTGAATTCTGTAGATTGTCAACCGAAATGTTTTTCTGCATCATTTCCTGATCCAATCCGGTCATTGCAATAGTAATAAAGATTCCTCCCAAAATGGTTTTCAGGAAAAATGTCTTGGAATTCGGATCAAAATTGATAAAATGAGTGTAATTTTTCTGTTCTAAAATCGTGTAAGCTTCGCCAAAAGATAAATTTAAATTAGATAAAATGTAAACAATACATGCAATTAAACTGATAATCATAAATGAAGTCTGCAAAGTATCGGTAATGACAATCGTTTTTACACCGCCTTCAAAAGTATATAAAAGTACCATTAATAGAAGCACCGAAGCCGTTACCCAAAACGGAACGCCTAAACCTTCCAATAAAAATATCTGTAAAACATTGACTACCAAATATAATCTTGCGGTTGCTCCGATCGCTCGTGAAACGATAAAAAATACTGAACCGATTTTATGCGCCTCTACATTGAATCTTTTTCCTAAATAGGTATAGATTGAGGTCAGATTCATCTTATAATAGAGTGGAAGTAATATGGCAGCCACAATAAAATATCCGATGAAAAACCCGATCACCATCATGTAATATTCAAAACCACCGAAAATATATTCGCTTCCGGTCATTTTGCCGACCGTTCCCGGAACGGAAATAAAGGTAACTCCACTTAAGCTGGTTCCGATCATCCCGAAAGCAACGAGCCACCATTTACTTTTTTTGTTTCCGATGAAAAAAGACTGGTTATCAGAATTTCGGCTCGTAAAATAAGAAATCACCAAAAGACCAATGAAATAAACAAAAACAAATAGCAAAAGTATAGTTCCGGAATTCATGTTTACAATTTAAATTTCAGCAAATATAGTTTTTTTTCGAATGTAGCTGAATGCTGGATGTATGATGATGGAAGTTTTGGACAAATTGTAATTTATACGAAATAAGATTTGAATTAAAAATAAAAAAATCCGTGAAGAAAAAACTTTAAGATTAATTAAAATTCTTTCTTCACGGATAGATACCCTGTAATTTTTTTGCCACGAATGCACGAATTTAATTGATACTATCTTTTCTTTATTTAAAATACGTGCATTCGTGGCGATTTATTTTATTCCCACAGATTTCACAGATTAGCACAGATTTTATTCTCATTCATCTGCGAAAATCTGTGAAATCTGTGGGATTTTAACATCCCGTTTTATAAAACATCCCGCAAATCTTCATTTTTCTGGAAAGTCGCTTTTGCAAACGGACAAAGAGGAATAATCTTTTTACCATTTTCTCTTGCAAATTCTACCGCTTTTATCAGCATTTCTTTTCCTACACCTTTTCCGTTGTAAGCCTCTTCAACTTCGGTATGATCGATAATGAATCGGTCTTCACCTGCCCAAGTATAGGTCATTAATCCTGCTTTGTTTCCATCAATCAAAGCTTCAAAGCTTCCGTGTTTTTCGTCGTTGTTTTGTTTTACGTCTATCATATTTAAGAAAATTTGGTTTGAATTTCTATTTCGTTAGTTAACATTTTGTGTACCGGACAAGCATCTGCAATGGTGTGAAGTCTTTTCAGCTGTTCTTCACTCAAATCATTTCCTTCAAAACTAATGTTTCTTTTAAAAACTGCCAATTTTGTTAAAGGAAAATTTTCCAGCTCGACTTCTACGTCTATTTTTTCAACATTCCACTCTTTTCTGTCGATATACATTCTAAGCGTGGCTGCAGTACAGCTTGCCAAGGAGGTTGCGAGAATTTCAAAAGGATTAAACCCTTTATTTTGTCCGCCTTTGTCAATCGGTTCGTCAGTAATCAGGCGGTTTTCGCCTGCGATAACTTCCGTGTAATATTTTGTAGTACCTAAACTTGCTTTTACAGTTACGGCCATTATTTGTTGATTGTTTTTAGTTGATAGTTGTTGGTTTATTGAAAATCGGTTTAAGCAATCTGACTTTTAAAACTCTCAATTTTGTTATTTAAATCGTTCAGCATTTCAGGATTGATAACACCACTTTCCAAATCGAAATTTTCGTAAAATTGAGGTAATGAAAAAGTTTCCTTTACATCTGCCGCAAATTGTGGGAAAAATGTTTTTGCTGTATTCATGACATTTCCGCCACCATAACCTCCCGGTGAAGTGCTCATTAAAAGCATCGGTTTATTCTGAAAAACTTTTACATTAATTCTTGATGCCCAATCAAAAACATTTTTGAAAGCTGCCGAGTACGAACGGTTGTGCTCTGCTAAAGAACAGATAATGACATCACATTCTTCAATTTGTTTTAAAAAGTTATGCGCTTCATCCGGAAAACCTTTCTTTTCAAGATCAACAGAAAATACAGGCATCGTGAAATCATTAAGGTCGATTAAATTGATCTCGTGTTCCTGAAAGTTTTTCAGAACAAATTTTACCAGCTCTCTGTTGATAGATGTGGAAGAAGTACTTCCTGCAAATGCTAATATTTTCATGTGTATTTATTTTTAAATTTTAAAAAGAAAATTCGGAATTAATTATTTTTTCGCTGAATCTTCTTTTACTTTTTCCAGATAATCTTCTTCGAGACTTTTGAGCCTTTTAAAATAATTTTCTTTATCCATAAACAACTTTGGGTTGTAAGAATCTCCTTCTTTTCGCTTTTTATGAAGATCAAACTGACTTGCATGTGAAGCTACCCAAACATCGAAATTTATTTTTTTCATGGCTTCAAAAGTATATCCATAATCTTTTTGAATAGTAGGATATTTCTTTACATCAGAGAATTTATGGTCAATAATAATAGAAGGTAAATTGGCAATCAAAACTTTGTAATTTTTGTTTCCTTCTTTGGTTTCAAATAAAAAGCTGCACGATCCTTTTGTGTGACCTGGATGATGAAGTAAGGTCAATACCGTATTTCCCAATTTTATTTTAGCATTATTTTTCAATAAAAAATCAGGCTGTACAGGTTCAAAAGTAACGCCGTATTTTCCCATTTCGTAGTCAGATTTTCCACCACTTTTCAGTTCATTTGCATCTTTTTCGTCTACATAAAGTTTTGCACCGGTTTCTTTTTTTATTTGAGCCATTGCTCCCATGTGATCGTAATGAGCCTGCGTTAAAGTAATAATTTTAATGTCTTTATAATTGAAACCCAACTTTTCAATATTTTTTTTAATGGTAGAATAAGAATCCGCCAAACCTGTGTTGATCAAAATGTTGCCTTTATCGGTCACAATCAGATAAGATGCAAGATCGTAAGTTCCTACATAATACAGATTCCCCACAATTTTGAAAGGTTCGTAGTTTTTAGACCATTCTGCCGGATTATTTTTAGGTTCTGTTACGGTTTGCGCAGTTCCCAAAAAAGATAAGCATAATAAAAATAAAAGTGTCAGGTTTCTCATTTATAAAAAATCGGGATATTCATTAAAATCAAATTATTTTCTGTTTAAAATAGCTTTAGGAAGCGGAACAAATTCCTTTTCGTCTCCGGGAACCAAAGGAAAAGCTTCGTGATTCTGATCGTTCCAGTTTACTTTTGCCTGATCAATGACTTCTTTGTCTGAATTTACAAAATTCCAGAAAATGAAACGTTCTTCATCAAAAGGTTCGCCTCCGAAAAGATAAACAGTTGCGTTTTCGCTCATTTCAAACTCGCAAAGTTGGGTGTTTTTGGCAATCAGCAATTGTTTTGAACCGTAAGAATTCTCTTCAATGTTTACCGTTCCGTCTAAAACATACATTGCCGCTTCACCGTAAAGATCTTTCCCGATACTGATTTTTTGTGCGGTTTTAGTTTTAATTTCAATAA from Chryseobacterium indoltheticum encodes the following:
- a CDS encoding translocation/assembly module TamB domain-containing protein, which translates into the protein MAKLENNNENENKKSVAENLGDQVQKTVENVQETVKEASELASDAINHPIDTAQEFGKQAAKDVVSYSWWAKLLLFLFWTLLSIVVIVFIAINLPVTKRWAADQALQIVNRDFKAKMSTESVEVDFFGDVTIKGLRIKDYKNLDFIKAREFKANSDWFSLATNIGKNNSLSFNALTLKDADIKVVTYKGDSISNFIRFTQLFDSGKKKDPTKPPFQLNARLEILDSKVSIVNQNSPGEPGKWLTATNVNLIAPKVKVNGANINARIDNFTFTTKRWGKAHFVETFSTDFSMTEDFLSLGDLTLNTDHSLLQGDIKFHLNKGSWADFTNKVKWEMNMKLGSQVSGYDISYFVTNWDNFIPFNASGKMTGPLNNFTLENFLIRNPSVNIATKKLKAENLLNGNFLIETNDLSADFTYKDLKAMMPTFVASKMKNFADDFGKLKYNGTAKVTPKQVYVSAGNLMTGIGQAKISNFSLTDYSTALPKYKGYAEVNDLNTSIITKSKAVGLISGKFNLDGQSFDVNTMRLSTKSQISSIEIMNKEINNVVLDGLLDHKKYNGLITVNDEQAKATVKGLIDFSTSRISANVDADVAYLNMNYFTDKAGSQVVSGRVNGKMAMSTLNDLNLDVEAFDVNFATADQKYHIPNAKLKTFVEGGNRSILVDAPGAVNGKISGKYNLADLAGMVENGLGKILVGPEPRKLYRGQTFAMNFDVEQGLVAYFLPDLKLPQGAKVEGEYDGNSNNLILNLDAASLKYIMTKKEEITEADRALAEANPDYKIDDRVAVTRDSAMVDSVMVRINTANTEQQLYAKISRLEYNKNILKDVILTGKNENNSVLRIATNFKHGNPDDELNNTLKDYAVNFNQSTNPEGDYVFRFEPTEINLNNVKWSIDTSPELDHYISYRRKTSDFEIHNLKIYSDDSSLLINESIFKSAKDFYVDAEVQNFAVEKLLEMQSGGNPMDIKGLANGNVKIKMDKSTLQPLVDLTVDNIMMNGNDMGDLTISAVNGFSLNVYDVDVKVTSAGVIGNNNLHLTGTVNNNTPSPTIDLVTELRDFDLAFTQQFVQTIFGNLRGKATGDLKINGTLKNLDYSGDIALKEFGLKLLFTGVDYSFDDTVIPLSKGLAILNNIGVHDGRSNSQGTISGAIQFETLSSMGVNLVMRADNLLMLNTTQKEYDLFWGRVYGQGDLYVDGPVSALNLSTPNMKALNGSTFTFNSSSTSNVEEFKMLRFLKEGKDGLVTLEEKKRTGANMNIDFSLDVDKGTTVNVLVGDDVGNITVKGVADDLRFQMNRKGSIAMNGSYMVDSGTFVSKAILNRTFQIQKNSSIRWDGDAMKPALDISANYVRMVSNAGQYLNMGQLQPISVLLQANITNTLNDPKIALNVTALDVSSQVKETLAAKINQTEGENVLQFGSILLLNMFNVSNSGGGFDIDAVGVAESSGYNMLLKQLGSVLNTVSNEFQIDLNYVKGNDQFSNSGDRANAGVSFDLSPRVTVKTGLGIPLSRTENTSNNYLSGEGSVEYDISKKNDGTLVLRGYSKPTNIGMGVGTVGTNGSANQAYGGGIVWSKSFNSFFKKKKKDKKSVTVKTEIKTDSVKSDGKKP
- a CDS encoding Lrp/AsnC family transcriptional regulator → MNYQLDEIDKKILDFLVENTRMPFTEIAKQMDVSAGTIHVRVKKMEDAGIILGSSLNLDYGKLDYHFTAFIGILLTKSNRTQEVLKELGTIPNVIEASVISGKYNIFCKVRAKNTNDAKRIIYQIDDIQDVMRTESMISMEEFLSDKNRLINAISI
- a CDS encoding transketolase family protein, with product MKYTYTEKKDTRSGFGAGLAELADKNPNVVALCADLIGSLKMEKFIEKAPERFYQVGIAEANMMGLAAGLSITGKIPFTGTFANFSTSRVYDQIRQSIAYSDKNVKICASHAGLTLGEDGATHQVLEDIGMMKMLPGMTVINPCDYNQTKAATLAIADHQGPVYLRFGRPTVPVFIPEDMPFEIGKGILLQEGTDVTIVATGHLVWESLVAADELEKEGISCEVINIHTIKPLDEEIILKSVEKTGKIVTAEEHNYLGGLGESIAGMLARRRPTRQEFVAVNDTFGESATPAELMKKYKIDAAAVKEAVKRILA
- a CDS encoding transketolase, whose product is MSKSIEELKSLTTQIRRDILRMVHAVNSGHPGGSLGCTEYFTALYGKVMNYNLPFTMEGKNEDHFYLSNGHISPVFYSTLARFGFFPIDELRTFRKLDSRLQGHPTTHEGLEGVRIASGSLGQGLSVALGVAQGKKLDGDNSLVYSLHGDGELQEGQIWEALMYAAANKVDNIISTIDYNGQQIDGSTENVLSLGNLHAKLESFGWTVLEEKKGNDLEAVIGILERAKTETGKGKPVVIILHTEMGNGVDFMMGTHAWHGKAPNDDQLDTAFKQLYLEAPADY
- a CDS encoding transposase, with translation MDIRITPIEADCFYHIYNRGINGEAIFKTARNYHFFINKIKNNLLSVCDVYAYCLMPNHFHLLVKIKSDKYLNEITSHLDKNIEKGLHASQNIFSKQFSKVFNSYSQAFNKENNRHGALIESPFKRKLITSEEYLRKCVIYIHQNPGSEDFKNYKHSSYKTILSNFKTLLKRNEVLEMFEDKENFIMCHKIQIDYQF
- a CDS encoding sodium:solute symporter, with amino-acid sequence MNSGTILLLFVFVYFIGLLVISYFTSRNSDNQSFFIGNKKSKWWLVAFGMIGTSLSGVTFISVPGTVGKMTGSEYIFGGFEYYMMVIGFFIGYFIVAAILLPLYYKMNLTSIYTYLGKRFNVEAHKIGSVFFIVSRAIGATARLYLVVNVLQIFLLEGLGVPFWVTASVLLLMVLLYTFEGGVKTIVITDTLQTSFMIISLIACIVYILSNLNLSFGEAYTILEQKNYTHFINFDPNSKTFFLKTILGGIFITIAMTGLDQEMMQKNISVDNLQNSKKNMLTFAGTLLFVNLAFLFLGGLLYLFALQNGAGYSQITNIIEGKEVVSNIFGFKDAAGNVKNIMGDDLFPALSLNGYFPMPIAVIFIIGLISALFPSADGALTAVTSSYCVDLLNLNEDKTRTEKQKKHLRMKIHLTFTVVFFILIMVFKAMNDKSIVYLIMEIAGYTYGPLLGLFAFGIFTKFKISQKYSILAVTLLAPVLTYLINMLVTIYTDYRIGVELIILNGLLTFIGLWLVKNKNYLKVV
- a CDS encoding GNAT family N-acetyltransferase, yielding MIDVKQNNDEKHGSFEALIDGNKAGLMTYTWAGEDRFIIDHTEVEEAYNGKGVGKEMLIKAVEFARENGKKIIPLCPFAKATFQKNEDLRDVL
- a CDS encoding OsmC family protein, producing MAVTVKASLGTTKYYTEVIAGENRLITDEPIDKGGQNKGFNPFEILATSLASCTAATLRMYIDRKEWNVEKIDVEVELENFPLTKLAVFKRNISFEGNDLSEEQLKRLHTIADACPVHKMLTNEIEIQTKFS
- a CDS encoding NADPH-dependent FMN reductase, giving the protein MKILAFAGSTSSTSINRELVKFVLKNFQEHEINLIDLNDFTMPVFSVDLEKKGFPDEAHNFLKQIEECDVIICSLAEHNRSYSAAFKNVFDWASRINVKVFQNKPMLLMSTSPGGYGGGNVMNTAKTFFPQFAADVKETFSLPQFYENFDLESGVINPEMLNDLNNKIESFKSQIA